In Acinetobacter sp. C32I, one genomic interval encodes:
- the cgtA gene encoding Obg family GTPase CgtA has translation MRFVDEAVITVEAGDGGNGVASFRREKFVPFGGPDGGDGGRGGSIYIQADDDTSTLVDYRYTRRYRAERGKNGSGANCSGRGGEDVILKVPVGTTIVDTESGDIIGDLVADGQRVKVAHGGDGGLGNTHFKSSTNRSPRKCTHGIKGEYREVRLELKVLADVGLLGMPNAGKSTFIRAVSAAKPKVADYPFTTMVPNLGVVDADRHRSFVMADIPGLIEGAAEGAGLGIRFLKHLARTRILLHIVDVQPIDGSDPAHNAKAILGELQKFSPTLAKLPVVLVLNKLDQLPEESKEEWCQHILDELQWKGPVFKTSGLTSEGTKDVVYYLMDQIEQQRERELEDPEYAAEIKAFREQLEAETREQTIAAKEAYRAMRKAQREAGLDDDEDFDDDEDEGDVESIYIRD, from the coding sequence ATGCGCTTTGTTGATGAAGCAGTCATTACCGTAGAGGCTGGCGACGGTGGCAATGGCGTAGCCAGTTTTCGCCGTGAAAAATTTGTTCCTTTTGGTGGCCCAGATGGCGGAGATGGGGGACGTGGCGGAAGTATTTACATCCAAGCAGATGATGATACCAGCACATTGGTAGATTACCGCTATACACGTCGTTATCGTGCAGAGCGCGGTAAAAATGGTTCGGGTGCGAATTGCTCTGGCCGTGGCGGTGAAGACGTTATTTTAAAAGTACCCGTTGGTACAACTATTGTGGATACAGAGTCTGGCGATATCATTGGTGACTTGGTCGCTGATGGCCAACGTGTAAAAGTTGCGCATGGCGGTGATGGTGGTTTAGGTAATACTCACTTTAAATCATCAACCAACCGTTCGCCTCGTAAGTGTACGCATGGTATTAAAGGTGAATATCGCGAAGTCCGTTTAGAATTGAAAGTATTGGCAGATGTTGGCTTACTCGGTATGCCGAATGCTGGTAAATCAACATTTATTCGTGCAGTCAGTGCAGCAAAACCAAAAGTTGCAGATTATCCATTTACCACGATGGTACCAAACCTTGGTGTGGTCGATGCGGATCGTCACCGTTCATTCGTGATGGCCGATATTCCTGGATTGATCGAAGGTGCAGCAGAAGGTGCTGGCCTAGGAATTCGCTTCCTTAAGCATTTGGCGCGTACGCGTATTCTTTTGCATATTGTTGATGTTCAACCGATTGATGGTTCTGACCCTGCACATAATGCAAAAGCAATTTTGGGTGAATTACAAAAATTCTCTCCAACTTTGGCAAAACTTCCAGTTGTCCTTGTATTGAATAAGCTGGATCAACTTCCTGAAGAATCTAAAGAAGAATGGTGTCAGCACATTCTGGATGAATTGCAATGGAAAGGTCCTGTATTTAAAACCTCAGGCCTAACCTCTGAAGGAACCAAGGATGTCGTGTATTACTTAATGGATCAAATCGAGCAGCAACGCGAGCGCGAGCTTGAAGACCCTGAGTATGCAGCAGAAATTAAAGCATTCCGTGAGCAGCTTGAAGCTGAAACACGTGAACAAACCATCGCAGCAAAAGAAGCCTATCGTGCCATGCGTAAAGCTCAGCGTGAAGCGGGTCTGGACGATGATGAAGACTTTGATGACGATGAGGATGAAGGCGATGTAGAAAGTATCTACATTCGTGACTAG
- the proB gene encoding glutamate 5-kinase, producing MIEVVDGQRQLNACKRIVVKIGSSLLTANGQGLDLNAISHWAKQIADLHNAGHEIILVSSGAVAEGMVRMKLASRPTDLPSLQACAAIGQMGLIHTWSSVLDQHGIQTAQVLLTHDDLADRRRYLNSCDALQNLIDWHVIPVINENDTVSTDEIRFGDNDTLAAMVAGQVQAELLIILTDQQGMFDSDPRSNPNAKLFSAVRALDDRLFEMAGGGGVLGRGGMVTKVRAARLAAKSGCPTLIASGESDNVLARLMAGEMLGTLFTTDNDRVTAHQQWLAAHLQTAGRLVIDDGAVEAIKLKHRSLLPVGVKAIEGHFDRGDVVECVDKNGGRIAVGRVNFSSRSAEMIKGLSSEKVYQVLGEARSLEMIHRDHMAIY from the coding sequence ATGATAGAAGTGGTCGATGGGCAACGTCAGCTCAATGCGTGTAAACGAATCGTTGTTAAAATCGGATCATCTTTACTCACTGCAAACGGGCAAGGTTTAGATTTAAATGCAATTTCGCATTGGGCGAAACAAATTGCAGATCTACACAATGCTGGACATGAGATTATTCTAGTGTCATCAGGTGCAGTTGCAGAAGGGATGGTACGCATGAAACTTGCGAGTCGACCCACCGATCTACCCAGTTTGCAAGCTTGTGCTGCCATTGGCCAAATGGGCTTAATCCATACATGGTCAAGTGTACTGGATCAACATGGTATCCAGACGGCGCAAGTCTTACTCACACATGATGATCTTGCTGATCGTCGTCGTTATCTCAACTCTTGTGATGCGTTGCAAAACTTGATTGATTGGCATGTCATTCCAGTCATTAATGAAAATGACACCGTCTCTACTGACGAAATTCGGTTTGGGGATAATGACACCTTGGCTGCGATGGTTGCGGGTCAGGTTCAGGCAGAATTGTTGATTATCTTAACGGATCAACAGGGTATGTTTGACTCGGATCCACGCAGCAATCCAAATGCAAAATTGTTCTCTGCTGTACGGGCCCTCGATGATCGTTTGTTTGAAATGGCGGGTGGCGGTGGCGTGCTTGGTCGTGGTGGTATGGTCACCAAAGTTCGTGCCGCACGCCTAGCGGCAAAGTCAGGCTGTCCAACTTTGATTGCCAGTGGTGAAAGTGACAACGTATTAGCACGCTTGATGGCGGGTGAGATGTTAGGGACCTTATTTACCACGGACAATGACCGTGTCACTGCACATCAACAATGGTTGGCTGCGCATTTGCAAACTGCTGGGCGTCTGGTGATTGATGATGGCGCTGTTGAAGCGATTAAGCTCAAACATCGTAGCTTGTTGCCTGTTGGTGTTAAAGCGATTGAAGGGCATTTTGATCGTGGTGATGTGGTTGAATGTGTCGATAAAAACGGTGGTCGTATTGCCGTTGGGCGTGTGAATTTTAGTTCGCGTTCAGCAGAAATGATCAAAGGTTTATCATCGGAAAAAGTCTATCAGGTACTCGGTGAAGCGCGTTCGCTGGAAATGATTCATCGAGATCATATGGCAATTTATTAA
- a CDS encoding iron ABC transporter permease, translated as MINNKSVFQSLFSLSGLFTILACLPILALIWSALQGNSEIWEHLIRYVLPPTLLDTALLLFGVGLLTILIGTGSAWLVTAYQFRGRAFLNWALLLPLAVPTYIIAYCYIDLLHPIGPVQSVLGAWFGWDRQPTWFPNIRSVWGCIFLLSFVLYPYVYLSTRAMFLMQSASLVEVARSLGLKPNQVFTRVAIPLARPAIAVGASLALMETINDIGATEFFGVKTLTLSIYSTWTNQSDLASAAQIAIFMLMIITLLVVIERFGRRKQRYMNSAQRSKLMPAQQITGAKALFLFGLGFIPVCIGFLIPSSYLVAESYKRLQYAGFSPELLQASINTLSLATIATFITVLIAFLIASAARFNQSTWLSRISSLGYAIPGTVLAIGLMLSLGTIDHAVADFLEFQLGIHTGLLFLGTSFTLIYAYCVRFLAIAIGGIESGYNRIHHVFDDTAKNLGHNRSATLWRVHLPLLRPAMISAALLIFVDCMKELPATLLLRPLNLETLATQLYAEASRGTYEDGAIAALLIVLVGLIPVILLARIGQSIQQK; from the coding sequence ATGATCAATAACAAATCTGTATTCCAATCATTATTTTCGCTTAGTGGACTTTTCACGATACTTGCCTGCCTACCGATATTGGCGCTGATTTGGTCCGCATTACAAGGGAATAGTGAGATTTGGGAGCATTTGATTCGATATGTGCTCCCCCCTACATTACTAGATACCGCTTTATTATTATTTGGGGTGGGTCTACTTACAATCTTGATCGGAACAGGAAGTGCATGGTTAGTCACGGCTTATCAGTTTAGAGGCCGCGCTTTTTTAAACTGGGCTTTATTACTGCCATTGGCTGTCCCCACCTATATTATTGCCTACTGTTATATCGACCTGTTACATCCGATTGGTCCAGTACAAAGTGTGCTCGGTGCTTGGTTCGGATGGGATCGACAACCAACTTGGTTTCCGAACATCCGTAGCGTATGGGGATGTATTTTCTTATTAAGCTTTGTGCTGTACCCATACGTTTATTTAAGTACCCGCGCCATGTTTCTAATGCAATCTGCCAGTCTGGTTGAGGTAGCACGTAGTCTTGGCCTCAAACCTAATCAGGTTTTCACTCGTGTCGCCATCCCACTGGCCCGACCAGCCATCGCAGTGGGTGCCAGTTTAGCGTTAATGGAAACCATTAATGATATTGGGGCAACCGAGTTTTTTGGGGTCAAAACGCTGACTTTATCCATTTACTCCACATGGACCAATCAATCCGATTTAGCCAGCGCCGCTCAAATTGCCATTTTTATGCTTATGATTATTACATTGTTGGTGGTGATCGAACGGTTTGGGCGCCGTAAACAACGCTATATGAATTCAGCACAACGTAGCAAACTCATGCCTGCTCAACAGATCACAGGGGCTAAGGCATTATTCTTGTTTGGACTTGGTTTTATTCCTGTTTGTATAGGCTTTCTCATTCCAAGCAGTTATTTAGTCGCTGAATCTTATAAACGTCTGCAATATGCAGGTTTTTCACCTGAATTATTACAGGCTTCAATCAACACCTTAAGCTTGGCAACTATTGCGACCTTCATTACAGTTCTAATCGCTTTTTTGATTGCCAGTGCCGCACGTTTTAATCAGAGCACCTGGTTGAGCCGTATTTCCAGCTTAGGTTATGCCATTCCTGGAACAGTATTGGCCATTGGACTGATGCTTTCTCTTGGTACAATTGACCATGCTGTTGCAGACTTTCTCGAATTTCAACTGGGTATCCATACGGGATTATTATTTTTAGGTACAAGTTTTACTTTAATCTATGCCTATTGCGTTCGCTTTCTCGCCATTGCGATTGGTGGCATTGAATCTGGATACAATCGTATCCACCATGTTTTTGATGATACAGCAAAAAATCTGGGACACAATCGATCAGCAACACTATGGCGAGTACATTTACCTTTATTACGCCCCGCGATGATTTCTGCAGCCTTACTCATCTTTGTCGATTGTATGAAGGAATTACCCGCCACCCTACTACTTCGACCACTCAATCTGGAGACACTGGCCACACAACTCTATGCAGAAGCATCCAGAGGAACCTATGAAGATGGTGCAATTGCTGCTTTATTGATTGTGCTGGTTGGGCTGATTCCGGTCATCTTATTGGCGCGTATAGGGCAATCCATTCAACAAAAATAA
- a CDS encoding Fe(3+) ABC transporter substrate-binding protein: MKLRFKHHLILTSLLTLGSGWVHAAQVNLYTTREPALIQPLLQEFSAKTGVKVNTVFIKDGLLERVKAEGRRSPADVLLTVDFGNLVDLVEGGVTQPIQSKILNLAIPGNLRAANGHWYALSMRARAVYASKERAPLTAINYEELANPKWKGKICIRSGSHVYNTSLIAAYIAHHGEKATEQWLRGVKANLARPASGGDRDVARDILGKICDIGVANTYYVGRMRTGNDVEQQRWGNAINVVLPRFSNGGTHVNVSGAAVAKNAPNAKQAVQLLEFLVSDHAQAIYAQSGFEYPVKPGVKIDPVIASFGKLNIDTIRLSEIARYRKTANLLVDKVQFNH; this comes from the coding sequence ATGAAGTTACGGTTTAAGCATCATCTAATTTTAACGAGCCTACTTACACTCGGCAGCGGTTGGGTACATGCCGCCCAAGTCAATCTGTACACCACCCGTGAACCCGCCTTGATTCAACCTCTGCTACAAGAATTTAGCGCTAAGACAGGTGTTAAAGTAAATACGGTTTTTATCAAAGATGGTTTGCTTGAACGCGTAAAAGCCGAAGGGCGTCGCTCTCCAGCAGATGTTCTACTCACCGTTGATTTTGGCAATCTAGTCGATTTAGTTGAAGGCGGTGTGACTCAACCCATTCAATCAAAAATTCTGAATCTGGCCATTCCTGGTAATTTACGCGCTGCAAATGGACATTGGTATGCTCTCTCGATGCGGGCTCGTGCGGTCTATGCATCGAAAGAGCGCGCCCCATTAACTGCGATCAATTATGAAGAACTAGCAAACCCGAAATGGAAAGGTAAAATCTGTATTCGCTCTGGCAGCCATGTCTATAACACTAGCCTGATTGCTGCTTATATTGCGCATCACGGTGAAAAAGCCACTGAACAATGGCTACGTGGGGTCAAAGCCAATTTAGCACGACCAGCCAGTGGCGGTGACCGTGACGTGGCACGTGATATTTTGGGCAAAATCTGTGATATTGGCGTTGCAAATACCTACTATGTGGGGCGTATGCGTACAGGAAACGATGTTGAACAGCAACGTTGGGGCAATGCCATCAACGTGGTTCTCCCCCGTTTTAGCAATGGTGGAACGCATGTCAATGTTTCTGGTGCGGCTGTCGCCAAAAATGCACCCAACGCTAAACAGGCCGTCCAGTTGCTTGAGTTCTTGGTCTCTGACCACGCCCAAGCCATCTATGCACAAAGTGGTTTCGAATATCCAGTTAAACCTGGGGTCAAAATAGATCCTGTGATTGCCAGCTTTGGCAAATTGAACATCGATACGATACGCTTAAGTGAAATCGCTCGATACCGCAAAACAGCCAACCTTTTGGTTGATAAAGTTCAGTTTAATCACTAA